The DNA window AAAGCCGAACTACTTGCCTTTTATAGGCGAACAAACACAAGGAAGATATcccacaatatttttttttggtgcCAAGTCAGTAAAGCTGAAATATAGACAGTTAAGAACTCACAAAGTTACTAATCTCGTCCATGACAGTGTAGAAATGATCGTTATTTGGCAACAAGTAGAAACCGACGGTTGCCCTCTCCAAGAAAAGAAGTTTCACTTCTTGCCCGTTTCTCTTTAAACCATCAACATAAGCCAACTGCCAATCCTGAACAAGATCCAAACCGGCTACAACAACTAGACTCTTTGGGAAGAATTCGATCCCTTCAAGCGATTTCCCATTCGGACCAAATGGATTACAAGCTGGATGATCCCTATCCGCTCCTTCTGGAAGAAAAGCTCTCCAATACCAATCTCGGTCACGAATGGTAACAAAATATTTCCCATCAAGTCTCTTCTCCGATTCGGTTCTCCTTTCCCCACCAAACATCGGATTCAAAAGTACATTACCCAAAACTCGAATTCCTGATTCAACTGCCCTTGCAGCTACATTATGAACAATATTCCCTCCTGAACTATCTCCCACCAAATAAATATGAACTTTCGAGTCCTTTTCGCTCTGCAGCCATGTTTTCGAGTTAACCCACTTAACAGCTGCCCAACCATCGTCATACGCGCACGGACAGCAGTTTTCAGGTGCCCGTCGATAGTTTACCGATACCACAACTGCCTTACAATTACCCACTAGCCTACGACATAGAGTGTCGTAAATTGCTGTGTTTGCAGATGAATGAACGAAGCTTCCTCCATGGAAGAAGATTATTACAGGTAGAATTTCTCTGCCCAAAGGCTTCTCAAGTTCTATTATACTAGGTATACCTTCATCGACCGGGGCAGGGCGATAGATTCGACTGAGAAGGCTTGTTTCCCGGTTCATGATCACATCGAACGAGAGAACCCCGTCGACTGGATTTGCGTTGGCGGTTACTTTTCGGTCAAGGAATTCTGCTAAATGACGGTTGAAGGTTCCATCTGGTCTACGGAGAAGATTGTAAGACAGTTTGAAATTGGAAATGAGTACCCATGTATTCAATGGAACCACAGTCTGTGAAAAGAAACATCAAAGAATGAGTAAACAGAAAGAAATCTTGAAAAAAAACAACCAATCAAAGACTGTTCAGAGAAGATGACAGATGGCTGGATTCAAGGTTGTTTTTCCCAAAACACATGAGGGAAACCAATCAATGGAAGACACCGTAAAAAGGGAAGTTTATACACGTCTAAATAAGAAGATACTTATGGACAAAAACAAAGACACGATGATATAAACCTACTCATTCACTTCTCTTCAATAgcaataaaatagattaaaaaacaaGTAGCTAGGTTTTGATGGTTACCATCGATTCACTGAGATTAATCT is part of the Impatiens glandulifera chromosome 1, dImpGla2.1, whole genome shotgun sequence genome and encodes:
- the LOC124919609 gene encoding gibberellin receptor GID1C; this translates as MAGNEEINLSESMTVVPLNTWVLISNFKLSYNLLRRPDGTFNRHLAEFLDRKVTANANPVDGVLSFDVIMNRETSLLSRIYRPAPVDEGIPSIIELEKPLGREILPVIIFFHGGSFVHSSANTAIYDTLCRRLVGNCKAVVVSVNYRRAPENCCPCAYDDGWAAVKWVNSKTWLQSEKDSKVHIYLVGDSSGGNIVHNVAARAVESGIRVLGNVLLNPMFGGERRTESEKRLDGKYFVTIRDRDWYWRAFLPEGADRDHPACNPFGPNGKSLEGIEFFPKSLVVVAGLDLVQDWQLAYVDGLKRNGQEVKLLFLERATVGFYLLPNNDHFYTVMDEISNFVSS